Proteins from one bacterium genomic window:
- a CDS encoding ABC transporter ATP-binding protein, with protein MPLLEVRGLEKSYRIGQRPVPILRGLDLQLEAGERLCLVGASGEGKSTLLHLIAGLDRADGGSIRIEGQELGQRRAAELAELRRRSLGIVFQFFNLFPSLSLLDNVLLPATLDGRPRRESEDRARALMERSGIWPRRRARANEASGGELQRAALCRALLNRPALLLADEPTGNLDSQNRRRVYELLGDLCREQGCGLLLVTHDEAAIDWTDRRWVLRGGKAVPA; from the coding sequence CCTATCGGATCGGCCAGCGCCCCGTCCCCATCCTTCGAGGCCTCGACTTGCAATTGGAAGCCGGCGAGCGGCTCTGCCTGGTCGGCGCTTCCGGCGAGGGCAAGAGCACCCTGCTCCACCTGATCGCCGGCCTCGACCGGGCCGACGGCGGCAGCATCCGGATCGAAGGCCAAGAGCTCGGCCAGCGCCGCGCCGCCGAGCTGGCCGAGCTGCGGCGGCGGAGCCTCGGCATCGTCTTCCAATTCTTCAACCTCTTCCCCTCGCTCAGCCTCCTCGACAACGTGCTGCTCCCGGCGACCCTCGACGGCCGGCCGCGGCGCGAGTCCGAAGACCGCGCCCGGGCCTTGATGGAGCGCAGCGGAATATGGCCGCGGCGGCGGGCCCGGGCCAACGAGGCCTCGGGCGGCGAGCTGCAGCGGGCGGCGCTTTGCCGGGCTTTGCTCAATCGTCCGGCCCTCCTGTTGGCCGACGAGCCGACCGGCAACCTCGACAGCCAGAATCGCCGCCGGGTCTACGAGCTGCTCGGCGATCTTTGCCGCGAGCAAGGCTGCGGCCTCCTCCTGGTGACCCACGATGAGGCGGCGATCGATTGGACCGACCGCCGCTGGGTTTTGCGCGGCGGGAAGGCGGTGCCGGCCTGA